A window of the Dyadobacter pollutisoli genome harbors these coding sequences:
- a CDS encoding TerC/Alx family metal homeostasis membrane protein — protein sequence MFSNEVLFFGGFILVISVMLLLDLGVFNKKDHVVKFGEAASWTIAWIVLALVFYVIINTHGDLVHGMDNYSDLETIKNKFAPHLQLVPGNFEASLEVYRKNMSLEFITGYLLEYALSVDNIFVIILIFSSFGVRPQYYKKVLFWGVLGAIVMRFIFIFLGSALMQRFEWIIYIFGLLLVYQGGKIFFEGGEDEKIDPAKHPVVKFAAKYLPVFPRYVREHFFVLKKGKWLVTPLFVVVLIVEFTDLIFAVDSVPAVFSVTKDPYVVFFSNIFAIMGLRSMFFFLSNIMGLFRFLKYGLGVLLMFIGGKMLAHTWLESVGFETVYSLYVIIGILAVSILASVVFPEKKMADEEVLSNS from the coding sequence ATGTTTTCTAACGAGGTACTGTTTTTTGGAGGGTTTATATTGGTGATCAGCGTAATGCTCCTTTTAGACCTTGGCGTTTTTAATAAAAAAGACCATGTTGTAAAATTCGGTGAAGCAGCATCCTGGACCATAGCGTGGATTGTACTCGCACTCGTTTTTTATGTGATCATCAATACGCATGGAGACCTGGTGCACGGAATGGATAATTATTCCGACCTGGAAACGATCAAAAACAAATTTGCTCCGCATTTACAACTCGTGCCAGGCAACTTTGAAGCAAGTCTTGAAGTGTACCGGAAAAACATGTCCCTGGAATTCATTACGGGTTACCTGTTGGAGTACGCGCTTTCCGTTGATAATATTTTTGTCATTATCCTGATCTTTTCTTCGTTTGGTGTAAGGCCACAATACTATAAAAAAGTACTTTTCTGGGGCGTTTTGGGAGCGATCGTCATGCGCTTTATTTTCATCTTCCTGGGATCGGCTTTAATGCAACGATTTGAATGGATCATTTATATCTTCGGATTATTGCTGGTTTATCAGGGTGGTAAGATATTCTTCGAGGGCGGTGAAGACGAAAAAATCGACCCGGCAAAGCATCCTGTAGTGAAGTTTGCGGCAAAGTATCTGCCTGTTTTTCCAAGATATGTGAGAGAGCATTTCTTTGTCTTGAAAAAAGGCAAATGGCTGGTTACGCCGTTGTTTGTAGTCGTCCTGATCGTAGAATTTACCGACCTTATCTTTGCTGTTGACTCGGTACCTGCTGTATTTTCGGTAACAAAAGACCCCTATGTGGTTTTCTTCTCAAACATATTCGCGATCATGGGCCTTCGTTCGATGTTCTTCTTTTTGAGCAACATCATGGGGCTGTTCCGTTTCCTTAAATACGGATTGGGTGTATTGCTGATGTTCATTGGGGGGAAAATGTTGGCCCATACCTGGCTGGAATCTGTCGGCTTCGAGACCGTCTACTCTTTATATGTGATCATAGGCATTCTGGCAGTTAGCATATTAGCGTCGGTCGTCTTCCCCGAAAAAAAAATGGCAGACGAGGAAGTTCTATCCAATAGTTAG
- a CDS encoding DNA adenine methylase — MNRTPLRYPGGKQKLTPFIVEILECNSIDGHYVEPFAGGAGVALELLLSRRIKNIHLNDSDIRIYAFWHTVKHHSDELCRRISAASLDVNEWKFRREIVKNPSDFDLFEVGFSTFYLNRVNRSGVLNAGLIGGVNQNGNYKMDARFSRNDLIRRIELIGIHADGLNISNLDAEEYITKYIPELPENCLIYLDPPYYNKAKDLYLNSYSKDDHARIAECIQTEIHHRWILSYDSVPTIADLYPERRSFSYDLQYSAARNYKGKEIFIFSDRVNLPKRCGLTFIDDQLLSLAEYQ, encoded by the coding sequence ATGAACAGAACACCATTACGATACCCAGGAGGAAAACAAAAGTTGACTCCGTTTATTGTTGAAATACTCGAATGCAATAGTATCGACGGACATTATGTCGAACCCTTTGCCGGCGGCGCTGGAGTTGCTTTGGAACTTCTCCTTTCTAGGAGAATAAAAAACATTCACTTAAATGACTCAGACATCCGCATATATGCTTTTTGGCACACCGTCAAACATCACAGCGACGAGCTTTGCAGACGCATTTCAGCGGCCTCGTTAGATGTTAATGAGTGGAAGTTTCGTAGAGAGATAGTCAAAAACCCATCAGATTTTGACCTCTTTGAGGTTGGGTTTTCTACGTTTTACCTGAACAGAGTTAACCGCTCTGGAGTTCTGAACGCTGGATTAATTGGCGGAGTAAATCAGAATGGTAATTACAAAATGGACGCACGCTTTTCTAGGAATGACCTCATCCGGCGAATAGAATTGATTGGAATTCACGCAGACGGGTTAAATATATCAAATCTGGATGCAGAGGAATACATCACTAAGTATATTCCCGAACTGCCGGAAAATTGTTTGATATACTTAGACCCACCGTATTATAACAAGGCAAAAGATTTGTATTTAAATTCATATTCCAAAGACGACCACGCTCGAATTGCTGAATGCATTCAGACAGAGATCCACCACCGGTGGATTCTATCTTACGACTCAGTTCCTACCATAGCCGATCTCTATCCTGAACGAAGAAGTTTTAGTTATGACTTACAATACTCTGCCGCACGAAATTACAAGGGAAAAGAAATTTTCATATTTTCCGATCGTGTGAATCTCCCAAAACGCTGCGGCCTAACATTTATTGACGACCAACTTCTTTCCTTGGCTGAATATCAGTAG
- a CDS encoding type IV secretory system conjugative DNA transfer family protein translates to MNPFDLDRPIIELASSNEKSSWTLRHAVEGVQIFGGIGSGKTSGSGRMLALKYLSAGFGGLVLTVKPDEKQAWQQYCKIANREKDLICIEPGGDHSFNFLQYVSANADGKDAITENIVDVLKTVIRAGDSKGGGKTDDAFWETALDLLIFNVIDLCRLAYGKVSIQQMYDIVLSVPKSQDGVIIETPGDENKAFQKALRLASRNVVEKIDAWEKSQSDEFRERMMEDPTGYEAEMFDAVPQSRVLRFVDQFFTDNLITLNEKTRSIIDFSFSGFLFRLLREPIYSLFCKYGSTVTPEDSLNGKIILLNLPVKIYHKVGRDCQVLFKYIWQQAMEKRNVNENSRPMFLWADEAQNFLHEHDASYQATARSSRIATVYISQNLPNYFASMGGEKSEQRVKSFLGTLSTKIFHANADIETNSYASNLIGKIYFINESDQTGLTQQYSKSVSKSVVLEHAVRSEQLIQLKTGGPQNKFIVEGYMHRQGDTLFGNRNHLKMNFNQNYQP, encoded by the coding sequence ATGAATCCGTTCGATTTAGACCGGCCAATCATTGAGCTGGCCTCAAGCAACGAAAAAAGTTCGTGGACTTTACGCCACGCCGTTGAAGGCGTCCAAATTTTCGGCGGCATAGGATCTGGCAAAACATCTGGATCAGGACGTATGCTTGCGTTGAAATATTTGTCTGCTGGATTTGGCGGATTGGTACTGACAGTAAAGCCGGACGAAAAGCAGGCATGGCAACAGTACTGTAAAATTGCTAACCGTGAGAAAGACCTTATTTGCATTGAACCAGGTGGCGATCATAGCTTCAATTTTCTTCAATATGTTTCAGCTAATGCTGACGGCAAAGATGCGATCACCGAAAATATTGTCGATGTACTCAAGACGGTCATCCGTGCCGGGGATTCCAAAGGTGGTGGTAAAACCGATGACGCATTTTGGGAGACTGCTCTGGACTTGCTCATTTTTAATGTGATCGATCTTTGCAGGCTCGCCTATGGCAAAGTGTCCATTCAACAGATGTATGATATCGTGCTGTCTGTCCCTAAAAGCCAGGATGGTGTCATCATTGAAACGCCAGGCGACGAAAACAAAGCGTTTCAAAAAGCGCTGCGCCTTGCAAGTAGAAATGTGGTCGAAAAAATCGACGCGTGGGAAAAAAGCCAGTCTGATGAATTCCGTGAACGTATGATGGAAGACCCCACCGGTTACGAAGCGGAGATGTTCGATGCAGTACCACAATCACGCGTACTTCGATTTGTAGACCAGTTTTTTACGGATAACCTCATTACCCTCAATGAGAAAACCCGTTCGATCATAGACTTCTCCTTTTCCGGATTTTTATTCAGGTTGCTTCGAGAACCGATTTATTCTCTGTTTTGTAAGTACGGATCGACTGTGACCCCGGAAGATAGCCTGAACGGTAAAATCATTCTTTTGAACCTTCCTGTAAAAATCTATCACAAGGTCGGAAGAGATTGCCAGGTACTTTTTAAATACATCTGGCAACAGGCAATGGAAAAAAGAAATGTCAACGAAAATTCGCGGCCAATGTTTCTCTGGGCGGATGAAGCGCAAAACTTTCTCCATGAGCACGATGCAAGTTATCAGGCTACCGCAAGGAGCAGCAGGATTGCAACGGTCTATATCTCGCAAAATCTCCCAAATTATTTCGCATCCATGGGAGGCGAAAAATCAGAACAACGTGTCAAAAGCTTCCTTGGCACACTCAGCACAAAAATTTTTCATGCGAACGCGGATATTGAGACAAACTCCTATGCGTCAAATCTGATCGGGAAAATTTACTTTATTAATGAGTCCGATCAAACCGGCCTCACACAACAATATTCAAAAAGCGTATCAAAATCGGTTGTTCTGGAACATGCCGTAAGATCAGAACAACTCATTCAGCTCAAGACCGGAGGGCCTCAGAACAAATTTATCGTAGAAGGGTATATGCACAGGCAGGGGGATACATTGTTCGGAAACCGCAATCATCTCAAGATGAACTTTAACCAGAATTATCAACCCTAA
- the mobF gene encoding MobF family relaxase gives MIQVSSSDNAKSYYTDGLSKGDYYLDDQELAGKIKGKLAERLGISGDADKDIFYALCDNLDPKTGEQLTPRMKENRIVGYDINFHCPKSVSIVHALSKDTHVLDAFEEAVNETMADIESDAKTRVRTNGRDEDRDTEELVWGQFIHQTARPADKLAPDPHLHAHCIVFNATYDPDEERIKAARFRYIKRDMPYYQAMFHKRLSDRLIDLGYDIQRTKKSFEIAGVPARITKHFSKRTDEIGRFAKEKGITDPKELDQLGARTRSKKQKGYTMTDLKAEWRRQIRELGNSGDGEGSEAVRFAPKKDKERYSAKECIDHAITHEFERASVKQDRKLLAAAYRHSIGDEQTKVGTIDEAFEADERIIRVKENTEMLCTTHEILAEERYMVKIARREQGKLLPLYKKLPKIRAQDDQRNAIEHILSTTDRISIVRGGAGTGKTTLMKEAVEHLENAGKKVSVVAPIAKTTREVLQGDGFENAQTVSKLLNDKQLQNDLKNQVLWVDEAGLLSNKDMISLIELASTKNARLILGGDTRQHTAVQRGDALRILNKVGKIKAAEVNKIFRQQNDLYRQTVQFLSDGKVKDAFHNLDKMGAIAEIDKENPQQGIVGDYLSSVKSGHSSLVIAPTHQEGELVTKAVRTALKAEGLIDQQDVKTRRLTALNFTAAQKTDWRNIEKGQIIQFSQNGVGIKRGSQWKVVESTERDIIIANEEQKQLSLPVHRAEHYDVFAEETIDLAKGDSIRITRNGIDRHKDVMSNGQIFKVGQIHDNGDIEVENSKTQSSHRLPKDYGHIAHAHCITSHASQGQTVDRVFVSVPASSFGATNLKQMYVSVSRGRHGARIYTDDKEALIQQASKAGDRESAIELVAKHSDDDTVRHQLREQMARNNVTEKEPVRAPFERPKSRSRGYEPGI, from the coding sequence ATGATACAAGTATCCTCTTCGGACAATGCGAAATCCTATTATACCGACGGACTTTCAAAAGGTGATTATTACCTGGATGATCAAGAATTAGCAGGGAAAATCAAGGGAAAACTTGCTGAACGTTTAGGCATCTCCGGTGATGCAGACAAAGACATATTTTATGCCTTGTGCGACAACCTGGATCCCAAAACTGGCGAACAGTTAACCCCGCGAATGAAGGAAAACCGTATCGTCGGATATGATATCAATTTCCATTGTCCGAAAAGTGTCTCGATTGTGCACGCACTTTCGAAGGACACCCATGTGTTGGATGCTTTCGAAGAAGCCGTTAATGAAACGATGGCCGATATCGAAAGCGACGCGAAAACACGTGTCCGCACGAACGGGCGCGATGAAGACCGGGATACGGAAGAACTTGTGTGGGGGCAGTTTATTCACCAGACGGCAAGGCCAGCGGATAAGCTGGCCCCCGACCCTCACCTCCACGCACACTGCATTGTTTTTAACGCGACCTATGATCCGGACGAAGAACGGATCAAGGCGGCGCGTTTCCGGTACATCAAACGCGATATGCCCTATTACCAGGCGATGTTTCACAAACGGCTTTCGGACCGGTTGATCGATCTGGGCTATGATATTCAAAGGACAAAAAAGTCCTTTGAAATCGCCGGTGTCCCTGCCCGTATTACCAAGCACTTTTCAAAACGCACCGATGAAATCGGACGGTTTGCAAAGGAAAAAGGTATTACTGATCCCAAAGAACTGGATCAGCTGGGGGCGCGCACGCGCTCAAAGAAACAAAAAGGGTACACGATGACCGATCTCAAAGCCGAGTGGCGGCGGCAGATCCGGGAATTAGGCAATAGCGGTGATGGCGAAGGAAGCGAAGCGGTACGCTTTGCGCCTAAAAAGGATAAAGAGCGGTATTCGGCCAAGGAATGTATTGATCATGCAATAACGCATGAATTTGAACGAGCTTCGGTCAAGCAGGACCGAAAATTGCTCGCTGCTGCCTATCGCCATTCAATCGGCGATGAGCAAACGAAAGTGGGCACCATCGACGAAGCGTTCGAAGCTGATGAGCGGATCATCCGCGTCAAGGAAAATACTGAGATGCTCTGCACAACGCACGAGATCCTGGCCGAAGAACGCTATATGGTCAAGATTGCCCGAAGGGAACAAGGGAAGCTTTTGCCACTGTACAAAAAGCTGCCGAAAATCCGTGCGCAAGATGATCAGCGCAATGCAATCGAGCACATCCTGTCTACTACAGACAGAATTTCCATCGTACGCGGCGGAGCCGGCACGGGGAAAACCACCTTGATGAAGGAGGCAGTGGAACATCTGGAGAACGCAGGAAAAAAGGTTTCAGTGGTCGCCCCGATTGCAAAAACGACAAGGGAAGTTTTGCAGGGGGATGGTTTCGAAAACGCTCAAACCGTCAGTAAACTGCTTAATGACAAGCAGCTGCAGAACGATCTTAAAAATCAGGTACTCTGGGTGGATGAAGCTGGTCTATTATCAAACAAAGATATGATCTCGCTGATTGAATTGGCCTCGACAAAAAACGCCCGGCTCATTCTGGGAGGGGATACCAGACAGCATACCGCCGTGCAACGCGGCGATGCGCTTCGTATCCTGAACAAAGTCGGGAAAATCAAGGCTGCGGAAGTCAACAAGATATTTCGCCAGCAAAATGATCTTTACCGGCAAACGGTTCAGTTCTTGTCCGATGGCAAGGTAAAAGACGCGTTCCACAATTTGGATAAAATGGGAGCTATCGCTGAAATCGATAAAGAAAACCCGCAGCAGGGTATTGTCGGAGACTATCTCTCCTCGGTCAAAAGCGGGCATTCGTCCCTTGTCATTGCACCAACCCATCAGGAAGGTGAACTAGTCACCAAGGCCGTCCGCACCGCCCTGAAAGCGGAAGGATTGATCGATCAGCAAGATGTCAAAACACGACGTTTGACCGCCCTCAATTTTACCGCTGCCCAGAAGACGGATTGGCGCAACATCGAGAAAGGCCAGATCATCCAGTTCAGTCAGAATGGGGTTGGCATCAAACGCGGAAGCCAATGGAAAGTGGTTGAAAGCACCGAACGGGACATCATCATTGCAAATGAGGAACAGAAGCAATTGAGCCTGCCTGTTCACCGCGCTGAACACTATGACGTTTTTGCCGAAGAAACCATTGATCTGGCAAAGGGGGACAGCATCCGCATAACCCGCAATGGTATCGACCGACACAAAGATGTGATGAGCAATGGGCAGATATTTAAAGTGGGGCAGATCCATGACAATGGGGATATTGAGGTTGAGAATTCAAAAACTCAATCATCCCACCGATTGCCGAAAGATTACGGCCACATAGCCCATGCCCATTGTATCACCAGTCATGCGAGTCAGGGTCAGACCGTTGATCGCGTCTTTGTTTCGGTGCCCGCTTCAAGCTTCGGTGCCACCAATTTAAAACAGATGTACGTCTCGGTCTCCCGTGGCCGTCACGGCGCACGGATCTACACCGATGACAAAGAAGCCTTGATCCAGCAAGCATCGAAAGCCGGTGACCGGGAATCTGCCATTGAGCTTGTGGCCAAACACTCTGATGACGACACCGTCCGTCATCAGCTTCGCGAGCAAATGGCTAGAAATAATGTCACGGAAAAGGAACCAGTGAGAGCACCGTTCGAAAGACCAAAATCTAGAAGTCGCGGCTATGAACCAGGGATTTAA
- a CDS encoding helix-turn-helix domain-containing protein translates to MQVICLEESAFYELIEQVVSRLKEKSAQTQDKWIAGDETMRLLNIKSKASLQKLRDEGKIRFSQPQKKIILYDRDSIDTYLNQNARNTF, encoded by the coding sequence ATGCAAGTGATCTGTCTCGAAGAATCAGCATTCTACGAACTTATTGAACAAGTCGTCAGTCGTCTGAAGGAAAAGTCCGCTCAAACACAAGATAAGTGGATTGCAGGTGATGAGACAATGCGTCTGTTAAATATAAAATCTAAGGCAAGTTTGCAGAAACTTCGCGACGAAGGAAAGATCCGCTTTTCCCAGCCGCAAAAGAAAATCATTCTGTATGACCGTGACTCAATTGACACCTATCTCAACCAAAACGCTCGAAACACTTTTTAG